The Amaranthus tricolor cultivar Red isolate AtriRed21 chromosome 14, ASM2621246v1, whole genome shotgun sequence DNA window TATTGGTATCAAATGGCTACACACAAATATGATGAGGTTTCATCCTAAAACAATTGGTAATcagctattcttgtgagagaccgtctctcaaagaaattacctcaaaacaagaagctcacgttcttattttttctttaatttgtattaattggctatttagcccatatatctaatgcgtttctcggagagaccgtctctcacaacagtTTGTGATTGGTAATAAGAGTGATTTATCAAGCTCACATGTGGGCCCAAGTTTTAATTGAGCATGACCGTCATTCTTTTTGCACCCACAAATTATTTGTGTAAGTTCCATATTTTTTTTCGATTCATCAAAAAAATTTCAGCTCTAATACcaaaaaaaagtgataaaacGGCCTTAAATATTATTGAcgtataaaaataatagtatatCTATACTAGTTTTATAAGGTGTGAGGAAATTACCCAATTTGGAGAAGAGGCTCAGGTTTGTAATTGTATGATCCAATTTGCAAGAAAGAGTCATCAGATTGAGGAGCAATGAATGGAATGCAACCATTAGAATCCAACATTGGCACAAAACCATGTTCTTCTACCTGCATGCATTTTGAACCCaaataattttctaaaaaataatctaaaaaattatgtttattgaaacatgattataaaatcagtaaaaaaaaaaaaaaagtaaaagagttagatgaacCTTCATCTTCAGTTCCTTGTTCAAATCACCAAGTTTGCGCTCCTAGAGGAACAACAATTTTAACATCTaaattaattatcattattaaatgGCTCACCACTTAGCCAATTAAAAAAGCCAACAGTCAATAATTGACAACTAATTGCTAAACACCCCTTAAACTCTGACCATATAGCTAGATTTTGAAAAGTTggataataaataatttgtttCCAATTGAAACGTATAAACTACTTTGCTATGATTAGACTACTACTGCAACGAGTCCAACCTAACTCGTTTTAAAATAAGCATCGTCCAATATGTATTCGTCCgatgacacaagagatttagTAATGATATGGAATACTTATTTAACATGGGGAAGAACTAACAACTCctttatgagaccgtctcacagtGGTATAAGTCCATATAAGGTgcttaaattcaaaaaatatagatttattatttattaagtattaaatttaatattaaaataacatgtAAAATATTAGATGATTAAATGTGAGTATTTTAAGTACAAATTTATGTATGGGAAATGAGTAATGTATGCATGTTGTTAACCAAGGTATCCAATAGCACAATGAACTTATTGTCTTACCGATCTTCGAAGCATTTCCATTTGCTCTCTCATCACTTGTGCCTGTCATAtttcaacaacaacaattacatatataatttatgTGCAATATCAACATTTATGAAAATGTCAAAGCCCTGAACCCAAATTAAAGAATTGAGATcgattataaaataataataataacaatagatCAATTTAGTACCTAGTTGTCCACATTAATTAACTTATatatgaaaactaaaaaaataattgcatGAGGCCGTTTTACCATGAGGAAGCGATcactttaaatgattattttgagattataagtgattattttaatagTAAAGAAAATAATcagtttaagattataattagtCACTTTAAGATTTTAAGTTGATCACTTATTTAAGGTTATTagtctaataaaaataatctcaccGTGAAACCATCTCATTTGAAAAGTGGGTGATTAAAGAACtactttgaaaaaaaaacttgtacGAAGTAGTAATCTCTTAAGAATataaaagtgattattttaagattataattagtCGCTTTGAGATTCTAAGTGATcattttttaaagtgattaaaaaaaatacttagaaaataatattcacttGAAATATTGTATGAAGTAGTGAAGAAATACCTTCCTAGTTTGAGTCCGAGCAAGAGCTCCTTCAAGTTGCTGCTCTAGATTCTGCAACTCTTTCACACTTAGGACTCCTAGTTCCTCTCCCAACATATGCCTAAATCATTAAGTCGATTCAATTATAGAtctttaaaatacaaaaatatagcTAAAACACTCgcctttttaataaataatactaccTCTGTTTCTTTTAGATCTGAACCATATAATCGATTTTATGTTAGTGTTCTTGTTGTCACTAGAAAATTTGTAACTTTTAAATTTCCTATTGTAATGAATTAATTAGGTGATATTATACAACCTCTAAACTTTGTCTAGGTGGAAGCGACAATGACATATGGGTTAGAAGCATAATATTACAAAGATGAAAATAATCTAATTACTAAGTATTTGTTTAATTAGACCAgataattgaaaaaatacaaggtgcacacactttataGGCTAAgaagatattattttaaaatcaaataacaaTGGAAGAAAGGTTCtaatgacttataaagtgtgtcAATCATCTTTATTCATCGATGTGGGACAAATTATTTCAATAGTTAGCTAATTAGACCTTTGAGCTCTCTTTAGAGCTTCATATTGCACCTCCAGTTGTGCAATCTCTTCAAGCCAGCCCTGTagttaattaagaaaatattattggAAGATTATTGACTtagtaatattttaattaataacaatacaaatttaaacaaaaaaataaagtggCTAGCATACTTTTATTGTTACATTGTTAGACCTAATAACAAATTCAagaaatagtaaaataaaatatattttaatgaaacATATAACATAATATGAAACTATAATCGTCAACTTAAGCTTTTTAAATTGATGATTACCAAGTCCACGTTTGCTAAAagcttttctttgattaatttggtaaaattcttaacattgagataaataaaacaaataagtaaataaataggaaaaattaagaGATTGAGAATCGACTCTTATATCAGTTGGAGCAAGCTCGTATTAATTTTCCCAACTTAATATATTAAGTTCGATTCTTATCAAGACATCTCAACCCCTCCTCTCGGCCTAGCATGtgataaaaaatgaaatatacatttaaataaataaagttagtgtaataattattataaaaccTGTGTTTGAACTCTAATGGCATGCCCTTGATGAAGatcattgttgttattaatgttgCCATAACGTTGATATCGTTCAAGGGTTTTTAGAACACAActgaccaaaaaaaaaaaaatatatccaattaaaacttataaacattgttcaaaagaataataaaataaaaaacaaaaaaataaaataagtacaCACCATATGTTTCCTTTGTTCATACTTAATTAAGTCTATCCTAATTCCTAACGTTCGTACGCGCGTAAAGATTAGAGATCTCAACAAAGAGTTCATTACAATATTTAGAATAGATTTCCGTgcacataattttaaatgttttgcaaaaaaaattagattttcaGCATTGTTTCGTTTTTTAGAGATTGCTCAATTTACAAATATTACTTTGTATACTATTTATAGATATAAAGGAAATAAAAgggttttaaagaaaaaatctcctcataaattaaattatagatgtatttcatataattattaaattgtaataCATTAAATCTAATTAATTAGCTTTGTAAATTTCTTTAAATTATCCTTTTAAAAGGTGCATGAAAGGTGTTAATCGAGTTTTGTactaattaaagaaaatattactttttttatctGTTGAGGTCTtgagtttaattttattttttttgttggccAAGTTGAAGGAAAGGgggattttgaaaaaaaaaaaaaaaaaaaaaaaaaaaaaaaaaaaaaagtaagctAGCTAGCCTTTTGCAGAAAAAACTGAAATAAAGGAGCATATAATAGATGGAAAGAGATGAACAAAATCATTGTAAAAGAGAAAATCCtaggaaaaataaataaaaattctgACAAATATATTAACTTTAAATTCCCATATTACTATTTGCACACTtcagaaaaattaaattcatacaccagaaaaagaaaaaaattctgaCAAGTAATAATCTTCTAGCATTTTTTGTAGTAAAACACCAGAATTTTAGGTTATTTCAgaaacttttaatttgtatagctcattaaaattaaaattaatattaattaaaattacctTAATAATATTgctcaaaaataaattactttagtAGCTACATCCCTACTAGAATGATTATGTAACAAGatgaaatatatttttgtatttctAAAAAATAAGCATTCAACAAATTATTAAACTTCAATTGGGATTGGAAATTCATCAATTGGGGTCTTAGAAACCTAATTAAAACGAGAAATCGATTAGGGTTATTAATTTTGAGGGGTTTTgactatatatttt harbors:
- the LOC130800221 gene encoding truncated transcription factor CAULIFLOWER A-like, which translates into the protein MGRGKVEMKRIENNISRQVTFSKRRNGLMKKAHELSVLCDAEIALIVFSSRGKLYEFSSISCVLKTLERYQRYGNINNNNDLHQGHAIRVQTQGWLEEIAQLEVQYEALKRAQRHMLGEELGVLSVKELQNLEQQLEGALARTQTRKAQVMREQMEMLRRSERKLGDLNKELKMKVEEHGFVPMLDSNGCIPFIAPQSDDSFLQIGSYNYKPEPLLQIGYPPQYASHEDEGPSNMNPRSSMSGNIGNFHQAGWLL